A genomic region of Bacteroidales bacterium contains the following coding sequences:
- a CDS encoding SPFH domain-containing protein, which yields MITNQITSIIIPIIIIFFWGIRIVRPTHRALIERLGKYNRFANPGFHWIIPVIEKMYTVNVTEQMVDAEPQEIITNDNLNARVDAQVYFKVKDDEESVKSSQYNVNKYQWQIVNLARTTLRNIIGTLTLKSANSERGKINAELHKTLCEETISWGLEIVRTELKEIDPPKDVQETMNKVVKAENEKIAAIDYATARETVADGEKRAKIKEAEGYKQSKILHAEGEAEAIKLVNEAADKFFTGNAQLLKKLETLEASLSNNAKIVIPSGSELVNVIGDMAGVLPLNLKK from the coding sequence ATGATTACTAATCAAATTACATCTATTATAATTCCTATTATAATAATTTTTTTCTGGGGAATAAGAATAGTACGTCCTACACACAGAGCATTAATAGAACGACTTGGAAAATACAACCGCTTTGCAAATCCCGGATTTCACTGGATTATTCCTGTAATTGAGAAAATGTACACGGTTAATGTTACCGAACAGATGGTGGATGCTGAACCACAGGAAATAATTACAAACGACAATCTTAATGCAAGAGTTGATGCACAGGTTTATTTTAAAGTAAAAGATGACGAGGAAAGCGTAAAGAGTTCGCAATATAATGTTAATAAATATCAGTGGCAGATAGTAAATCTTGCACGCACTACGCTGAGAAATATTATAGGTACACTTACATTAAAATCGGCAAACAGTGAAAGAGGAAAAATAAATGCCGAATTGCATAAAACTCTTTGTGAAGAAACAATAAGCTGGGGCTTGGAAATTGTCCGCACCGAATTAAAAGAAATAGACCCGCCTAAAGATGTTCAGGAAACAATGAATAAAGTTGTGAAAGCTGAGAATGAAAAAATTGCCGCTATTGACTATGCAACTGCACGTGAAACCGTTGCCGATGGTGAAAAACGAGCAAAAATAAAAGAAGCCGAAGGTTATAAGCAATCAAAAATATTGCATGCCGAAGGTGAAGCAGAAGCAATAAAACTTGTGAACGAAGCAGCCGATAAATTTTTTACGGGAAATGCTCAATTACTGAAAAAACTTGAAACACTTGAAGCATCACTTTCGAATAATGCTAAAATAGTTATACCATCAGGTTCCGAACTCGTTAACGTAATAGGCGATATGGCTGGTGTTTTACCACTAAACCTTAAAAAATAA
- a CDS encoding LUD domain-containing protein produces the protein MKNKFSTLASNDSIEKTVKALEKNGIQTFVYETEEEVKKKVYNLLPEKAEIMSMSSVTVDTLGISDEIMNSEKYKSVKKKLSLMDMKTQWNEMRKLGSVADYSIGSVHAVTENGEIIIASASGSQLAAYAYGTGKAIWVVGTQKIVKDFQEGIHRLYEYCLPLENERALKVYNAPSKVGKILTINSEIQGRLTLIFLKKNIGF, from the coding sequence ATGAAAAATAAATTTTCGACTTTGGCAAGCAATGATTCCATTGAAAAAACAGTAAAAGCATTGGAAAAAAATGGAATTCAAACTTTTGTATATGAAACAGAAGAAGAAGTTAAAAAGAAGGTATATAATTTATTACCTGAAAAAGCTGAAATTATGAGTATGTCATCTGTTACGGTTGATACACTTGGTATTTCGGATGAAATTATGAATTCGGAAAAATACAAATCCGTTAAAAAAAAATTATCATTAATGGACATGAAAACTCAATGGAATGAAATGAGAAAATTAGGTTCGGTTGCGGATTATTCCATAGGTAGTGTACATGCTGTTACCGAAAATGGTGAAATTATTATTGCATCTGCGAGCGGAAGTCAGCTTGCAGCTTATGCTTATGGAACAGGAAAAGCTATCTGGGTTGTGGGTACTCAAAAAATAGTTAAGGATTTTCAGGAAGGCATTCATCGTTTGTATGAATATTGTTTGCCTCTTGAAAATGAAAGAGCATTGAAAGTATATAATGCTCCAAGTAAAGTGGGAAAAATTCTGACAATAAATTCAGAAATACAAGGAAGATTGACTTTGATATTTTTGAAAAAGAATATTGGTTTTTAA
- a CDS encoding plastocyanin/azurin family copper-binding protein, with product MKTNLLKTKMNPLIALVMYLILCNCNFLSAQVLHNIAVNNFAFAPPSLSINMGDTVRWTNNSGTHNVDGTTVVFSANPTSFGNSVGTNWIYDFIFTIPGEYDYRCDVHYTMGMVGHISVAPTSEITENTPVNNSLVKVYPNPSKGTINIELSDMILSNAKGLSLVIYNSSDKEITRITNIKTNKLMDYLARGMYFYILINNNEIVEKGKIIID from the coding sequence ATGAAAACAAATTTACTTAAAACAAAAATGAACCCACTAATTGCATTAGTGATGTATTTGATTCTGTGCAACTGCAACTTTTTGTCAGCTCAGGTTTTGCACAATATAGCAGTTAACAATTTTGCGTTTGCACCACCTTCCTTATCAATAAATATGGGAGACACAGTAAGGTGGACTAATAACAGCGGCACACACAATGTTGACGGTACTACAGTAGTTTTTTCGGCAAATCCAACATCATTCGGAAATTCAGTGGGTACGAACTGGATATATGATTTTATATTCACAATTCCCGGAGAATATGATTATAGATGCGATGTGCATTATACAATGGGAATGGTTGGACATATTTCTGTTGCACCAACCTCAGAAATAACTGAAAATACTCCTGTTAATAATTCGTTGGTAAAGGTATATCCAAATCCTTCAAAAGGAACCATAAACATTGAACTTTCAGATATGATTTTATCAAATGCTAAGGGGCTTTCATTGGTTATTTATAACAGTAGTGATAAAGAAATAACAAGAATAACGAATATTAAAACAAATAAATTAATGGATTATTTAGCCCGAGGCATGTACTTTTATATATTGATAAATAACAATGAAATTGTTGAAAAAGGAAAAATAATTATTGATTAA
- a CDS encoding DUF998 domain-containing protein, which produces MSEKQINKQFVLIASIACFVACIGDMLSAFILGTYYYPHYNIIMQPISTLGADVSPVSIVMSACWIFIGVLFIIFAIGFNIAFSSSEKSHKFATWLIIIYGLGEEIGSGIFPGNHIRNELTTIGIVHNIVGGIGITALIILPFVMRKIIQKFQYPKMYKYSWFVIIFGLITILLFTASKLVVPSDNIISYRGLWQRLFILNYYIYLMVISFLMICANSKRFKV; this is translated from the coding sequence ATGAGTGAAAAACAGATAAACAAACAATTTGTGCTGATTGCTTCGATAGCATGTTTTGTTGCATGTATTGGCGATATGTTATCTGCTTTCATTTTGGGTACTTATTATTATCCCCATTATAATATCATAATGCAGCCAATAAGCACATTAGGAGCTGATGTAAGTCCTGTATCTATAGTAATGTCAGCTTGCTGGATTTTTATAGGAGTACTTTTTATAATATTTGCAATTGGATTTAACATTGCTTTTTCATCAAGTGAAAAATCTCATAAGTTCGCAACATGGTTGATTATCATTTATGGATTAGGCGAAGAAATTGGTTCGGGAATTTTTCCGGGAAATCACATAAGAAATGAATTAACCACAATCGGAATAGTTCATAATATTGTCGGAGGTATTGGAATTACTGCACTTATAATATTACCATTCGTCATGCGAAAAATAATTCAAAAATTTCAATACCCTAAAATGTATAAATACTCTTGGTTTGTAATAATTTTCGGTTTAATAACTATTTTATTGTTTACTGCTTCAAAGTTAGTGGTACCAAGCGATAATATCATTTCATACAGAGGTCTATGGCAAAGATTATTTATACTAAATTATTATATATACTTAATGGTAATTTCATTTTTAATGATATGTGCAAATTCAAAAAGGTTTAAAGTTTAA
- a CDS encoding phosphatidylglycerol lysyltransferase domain-containing protein, whose product MVPINIKIPRIRRVTTWKTLIYLTILGLTIYFIAHERANFFKIKTELGKANPLWIYVGFVFTLFYVLLQSSMYYFSFKTLNKKITFSSSIILFLKRNFLSIFLPAGGISSLVFFNKEIEKQNISKTQIYLASSMYAFCGLLSVLLIAIPTFIYLLLYKSISKNELIGLIILLGITAFAAYLIYSFIKGTFIHKLIERYVPQISTIFQELKEQKFKPLNFVITGMFSVFVDMTGVFFIIISMMALGMNFSFEVAFVAYVVMVILLVASPLIRGLGAIEVSMSYVFISYGQSPALAISTTLLFRLFEFWSPLFLGIFSFIANKRNVILRIAPSVFLFTLGIINIISVITPKIPERFDVLLDFIPLEAANASHFLILVSGVITLIVSVYLIRGTRNAWVLALFLSVISFVGHLTKALDYEEASFALLTTIVLIYTRKNYFVRSDLRLWKFGYKTFIIVFGCAILYGTIGFYLLDIKHFGIDFSLKKSLIEVIKLFFMFNTSNLHPLTVFGRYFIHSLYFCGAASLCVLAYSIAKPFVYKSEATTEEIDLANKSILKNGKSSLDYFKTYYDKKIFFTKDKSSFVSFKVANNFAIALENPVCKNDEAMYKAIDEFDSYTYENGLKSIYYRVPEESLKIYKSFNKKSLLIGQEAVVDLNSFSLHGNDMKSLRHAVNKSTESGYKAVVYEPTQKDGLLQKLKLVSDEWLDENKMEESLFSEGAFDWQLVKNHTIITFENVEEKIFAFMSIIPDYNPSEATYDLQRKFTDSPNGCLDFLMIKMLEYLKSKKYQKVNIGLAPMSGIDETKNFPEKAMKYAYENIQSFAHFRGLRSNKQKFNPEWHNKYLIYENDYDLFRIPLAISNISKK is encoded by the coding sequence ATGGTACCAATAAATATTAAAATACCAAGAATCAGAAGAGTCACAACATGGAAAACATTAATCTATCTCACAATACTTGGATTAACAATTTATTTTATTGCACATGAAAGAGCCAATTTTTTCAAAATAAAAACCGAACTCGGAAAAGCAAATCCCTTATGGATTTATGTGGGATTTGTTTTCACTTTGTTTTATGTTTTACTTCAATCCTCAATGTATTATTTTAGTTTTAAAACATTAAATAAAAAAATAACCTTTTCGAGCAGCATTATACTTTTTCTTAAAAGAAATTTCTTAAGTATTTTTTTACCTGCCGGAGGAATATCTTCTCTTGTTTTTTTTAATAAAGAAATTGAAAAGCAAAATATTTCCAAAACTCAAATATATCTTGCCTCGTCAATGTACGCTTTCTGCGGTTTGCTTTCAGTACTCCTTATTGCAATTCCAACTTTTATTTATTTGCTCTTATACAAAAGCATTTCGAAAAACGAATTGATAGGTTTAATTATATTGCTTGGCATTACTGCTTTTGCTGCTTATTTAATTTATTCTTTTATAAAAGGAACGTTTATCCACAAATTGATAGAGCGGTATGTTCCACAGATTTCAACGATATTTCAGGAGCTTAAGGAGCAAAAATTCAAACCCCTGAATTTTGTAATTACAGGTATGTTTTCTGTTTTCGTTGACATGACAGGTGTTTTTTTTATTATTATATCTATGATGGCTTTGGGCATGAACTTTTCTTTCGAAGTTGCATTTGTTGCCTATGTTGTGATGGTAATTCTACTGGTAGCTTCGCCTTTAATTAGAGGACTTGGTGCAATAGAAGTATCGATGAGTTACGTTTTTATCAGTTATGGACAAAGTCCTGCACTTGCAATTTCGACAACACTTTTGTTCCGACTTTTTGAATTCTGGAGTCCATTGTTTTTAGGCATATTCAGCTTTATTGCAAATAAAAGAAATGTAATACTTCGCATTGCCCCTTCTGTTTTTCTATTCACTCTCGGTATAATAAATATAATTTCTGTTATTACACCAAAAATTCCCGAAAGATTTGATGTGCTTCTTGATTTCATTCCGCTCGAAGCAGCTAATGCATCTCATTTTCTGATTTTAGTTTCCGGAGTTATCACTCTTATAGTATCAGTTTATTTAATAAGAGGCACAAGAAATGCATGGGTATTGGCATTATTCCTTTCGGTAATTTCATTTGTCGGTCATTTAACCAAAGCATTGGATTACGAAGAAGCATCTTTTGCATTATTAACAACAATAGTTTTAATTTATACAAGAAAAAATTATTTTGTCAGAAGCGACCTTCGTTTGTGGAAATTCGGCTATAAAACTTTTATAATTGTTTTTGGATGTGCAATTTTATATGGTACAATAGGATTTTATTTGCTTGATATAAAACACTTCGGAATAGATTTTAGCTTAAAAAAATCTTTAATCGAAGTCATAAAACTTTTTTTCATGTTTAATACTTCCAATTTGCATCCTTTGACCGTTTTCGGCAGATATTTTATTCATTCGCTGTATTTTTGCGGAGCTGCCTCTCTTTGTGTTCTTGCTTATTCTATTGCCAAGCCTTTTGTTTATAAATCCGAAGCTACAACAGAAGAAATTGATTTGGCCAATAAATCAATTTTAAAAAATGGAAAATCTTCTTTGGATTACTTCAAGACATATTATGATAAAAAAATATTTTTCACTAAAGATAAAAGCTCTTTTGTTTCATTTAAAGTTGCCAACAACTTTGCCATAGCTCTTGAAAATCCCGTATGTAAAAATGATGAAGCAATGTATAAAGCAATTGATGAATTTGATTCATACACTTATGAAAATGGCTTAAAATCGATATATTACCGTGTTCCCGAAGAAAGTTTAAAAATTTATAAATCATTTAATAAAAAATCTTTACTAATAGGTCAGGAAGCTGTAGTTGATTTAAATTCATTTTCCCTGCATGGTAACGACATGAAATCATTAAGACATGCAGTTAATAAATCAACCGAATCAGGATATAAAGCAGTAGTATATGAGCCCACACAAAAAGATGGATTGTTGCAAAAACTAAAACTTGTTTCGGATGAATGGCTTGACGAAAATAAAATGGAAGAATCATTATTTTCAGAAGGTGCTTTTGATTGGCAGTTGGTAAAAAATCATACAATCATTACTTTCGAAAATGTAGAAGAAAAAATATTTGCATTCATGAGTATTATTCCCGATTACAATCCTTCTGAAGCAACTTATGATTTACAAAGAAAATTTACGGATTCGCCAAATGGATGTTTGGATTTTTTAATGATTAAAATGCTTGAATACCTCAAATCTAAAAAATATCAAAAAGTGAATATTGGGTTAGCACCAATGTCGGGAATTGATGAAACTAAAAATTTTCCCGAAAAGGCAATGAAATACGCTTACGAAAACATTCAATCATTTGCGCATTTCAGAGGACTGAGAAGCAACAAACAAAAATTTAATCCCGAATGGCATAATAAATATCTCATATACGAAAACGACTATGACTTATTCAGAATTCCGCTTGCAATTTCCAATATTTCGAAAAAGTAA